A window of Kineococcus sp. NBC_00420 genomic DNA:
CTCAACGAGTGCCGTCGCATGGGCATCCAGGTGCTCCCGCCGGACGTCAACGAGTCGAGCGCGAACTTCACCGCGGTCGGTACCGACATCCGCTTCGGGCTCACCGCGATCCGCAACGTCGGCGCCAACGTCGTCGACGGGATCGTCGAGGCCCGCCAGGCGAAGGGCCGCTTCGAGTCGTTCACCGACTTCCTCACCAAGGTCCCCGCGGTCGTCTGCAACAAGCGGACCATCGAGTCCCTCATCAAGGCCGGGTCCTTCGACTCCCTCGGCCACGTCCGTCGCGCGCTGGTCGCCACGCACGAGGACGCCGTGGACGCCGTCGTCGGAGTCAAGCGCAACGAGGCCATCGGCCAGTTCGACCTCTTCGCCGGGCTCGGCGGTGACGACGACGGGGCCAGCGGGTTCCAGGTCGAGATCCCCGACATCCCCGAGTGGGAGAAGGCCGAACTCCTCGCCCACGAACGGCAGATGCTCGGCCTCTACGTCTCCGACCACCCCCTCTTCGGGCTGGAGCGGTTGCTGGCCAATGCCTCCGACATGTCCATCTCGTCCCTGCTGGAGGACGAGTCCCGTCCCGACGGGTCGCAGATCACCATCGCGGGGATGATCACCGGCCTGCAGCGCAAGACGACCAAGCAGGGCAACTACTGGGCCATCGTCACCGTCGAGGACCTCGCCGGGGCCATCGAGTGCCTGTTCTTCCCCCAGTCCTACATGGACGTCGCGCAGTTGCTCGCCGAGGACCTCGTCGTCGTCGTGAAGGGCCGGTTGAACCGTCGGGACGAGGTCCCCACGATCTACGCCTCCGGCCTCACCGTGCCCGACATCTCCAGCACGGACGGGGTTCCGGTGACGGTCACCCTGCCCACCGCGAAGTGCACCGCGCCCGTCGTGGAGCAGCTCAAGACGGTCCTCGAGACCCACAAGGGGTCCACGGAGGTCCGGTTGCGCCTCACCCGCAGCGGCGGCGGGGCCGGCACGCTCATGCGTCTCGACGACTCGCTGCGGGTGACGCCCAGCCCGGCGTTGTTCGGTGACCTCAAGCAACTCCTCGGCCCGGCGTGCCTGGTGTGAGCACGACCCTCCCCGGTGCTGCGCAGCGGTCGGGCCGCCTCCCGCTGGTGCTGCTCTTCGGGCAGGCGGTGCTGGGGCTCGTGGTCGGCGTGGTGTGGTGGGCCGTCACCCGCCACCCGGCGACGTGGATGGTGGGGGAGCCCGTCGTCACCTCGACGTCGGTGTACCCGATCGCCCGGGACGGGGTGTTCTCCGTCCTCACCGGCCTCGTCGGCCTGGCCGCCGGGATCGTCGTCGTCCGCCGCGCCGGGGAGAGGCCCCTCGTCCTCTTCGCGACGGCGCTGGCCGGGGCCGTCGCCGGTGCCCTGCTGGCCGCCGGCCTCGCCACCTCGCTGCCCCCCACGAACACCGAGAACGCCGCGCACGTCACCCTGCAGGCGTGGGTCGCGCTGCTCGTGCAGCCCTTCGTCGTCGCCGCCGTCGTGGCGCTGACCACGTTGGTCCAGTCCCTGCTCGACTGGACCAGGACACCCTGACGACGAGCCTCACCGGTGTCCCGCTCGTCCACGGGCTCGTCGACACCCCGTGCGGGGTCGACGTCGTTCACCGGCTGATCGCGGCCACCGTCGCCGCCGTCGCGGCCACCAGGTCCGCGGGAGCCAGCTCCACCTGCAGCCCGCGCCGTCCGGCGCTCATGAGGACCGTCTCGTACGACTCCGCGCTCTCGTCCACGAACGTGGCCAGAGCGGTCTTCTGCCCCAGCGGGCTGATCCCGCCGACGACGTAGCCGCTGCTGCGCTGCGCCCGGCCCGGATCGGCCATGACGGCCTTCTTGCCGCCGGCCGCGCTCGCGAGCGCCTTGAGGTCCAGCATCCCGGCGACGGGCACCACGGCGCAGACCAGCCGGCCGTCGACGTCGGCGAGCAGCGTCTTGAAGACCCGGTGCTCGTCGACGTCCACCCCGGCGGCCTGCAGGGCACGGACGGCCTCGTCCCCGAAACCGTCGTGCGCCTCGTGGTCGTAGGGGTGCAGGGTGTGTACGACTCCGCGCTCGTTCAGCAGCCTGAGCGCGGGCGTGCCGGAGTCGGCGTTCTTCCTGGCCACGGCGCCGGAGTCAGTTGGGGTTCGCGGGGAGGTCCGGCAGCTCCGTCGCGGGAACCGCGCCGAAGGTCTCGACCAACGCGATCTCCTGCTTCAGCACGGCGAGTTCGGTGCGCAGCCGGGTCGCGGTGTCGGGTGCCTCGAGGAGGGCCTGGCGCTGGTCCAGGGACAGGACCATCGCGGCCGCGACCAGGTAGGACATGACGCGCGGGTCCTCCGGCGCCTCGGCGCCGCCGATGTCCAGCACCTCGCGGTACTCCTCGAAGCGGCGGGCGACGGCCGCCGAGAGAAGCTGCAGACCGCCCTCGTCCTCGTCGTCCTCGGTGTCGTCGTCCCCGAACGGCTCGACGAGCCCCGTCAGGTACGGCGTCCCCGCGGACTCGTCGATCCCGACGACCTTGAACCGGCTGGCGCCGACGGTGACCAGC
This region includes:
- the ybaK gene encoding Cys-tRNA(Pro) deacylase, whose product is MARKNADSGTPALRLLNERGVVHTLHPYDHEAHDGFGDEAVRALQAAGVDVDEHRVFKTLLADVDGRLVCAVVPVAGMLDLKALASAAGGKKAVMADPGRAQRSSGYVVGGISPLGQKTALATFVDESAESYETVLMSAGRRGLQVELAPADLVAATAATVAAISR
- a CDS encoding LON peptidase substrate-binding domain-containing protein; its protein translation is MPQRLPLFPLGSVLFPGLVLPLNVFEPRYRLLVQDLVAGAEDEDAVRGFGVVAIKAGHEVGEGNAQALHEVGCVALLREVTETEDGRYELVTVGASRFKVVGIDESAGTPYLTGLVEPFGDDDTEDDEDEGGLQLLSAAVARRFEEYREVLDIGGAEAPEDPRVMSYLVAAAMVLSLDQRQALLEAPDTATRLRTELAVLKQEIALVETFGAVPATELPDLPANPN